From the genome of Streptomyces sp. NBC_00659, one region includes:
- a CDS encoding MFS transporter codes for MAVSTAPQGHPRRWLILGVICLAQLTVLLDNTVLNVAIPSLTRELGAATSDIQWMINAYSLAQSGLLLTAGSAADRYGRKKMLLAGLVLFGAGSLAAGLADSTGKLIAARAGMGVGGALLLTTTLAVVMQIFTPDEHPKAIGIWSAVNALGFAAGPLLGGFVLNHFWWGAIFLVNLPVAALGLVAVVAFVPESKAAPRSAVPGTPSDAPRADRPDVMGALLSTVGMTALVFAIISGPGHGWASPRVLGTAAVAVVALGVFGYWENRIPYPMLDLHFFRDRRFTGAVAGAVLITFGMGGALFLLTQHLQFVLGYGPLEAGLRTAPLALAVVALNFSGLSARWTARLGAPMSIALGMTVMSAGLVSIATLAGHGYAGTLAGLLLIGAGCAVANPAMAYAIMSAIPREKAGVGAGINGTLAEFGNGLGVAVLGAVLNSRFAALIPVAAGSLPAALASAGSAGERERIVDAFSSGLETSQLVGAVAVLLGGLLAAALLRRAERADSAVAVTV; via the coding sequence ATGGCCGTTTCGACCGCCCCCCAAGGGCACCCCAGACGCTGGCTGATCCTCGGCGTCATCTGTCTGGCACAACTCACCGTGCTGCTCGACAACACCGTCCTGAATGTCGCGATCCCCTCCCTGACCCGCGAGCTGGGCGCGGCGACCTCCGACATCCAGTGGATGATCAACGCCTACTCGCTGGCGCAGTCCGGACTGCTGCTCACCGCGGGCAGCGCCGCCGACCGCTACGGCCGCAAGAAGATGCTGCTCGCGGGGCTCGTCCTGTTCGGGGCGGGATCGCTGGCGGCCGGACTCGCCGACTCCACAGGGAAGTTGATCGCGGCACGGGCCGGCATGGGCGTGGGCGGAGCGCTGCTGCTCACCACCACGCTCGCCGTCGTGATGCAGATCTTCACCCCGGACGAGCACCCGAAGGCGATCGGCATCTGGAGCGCGGTCAACGCCCTCGGGTTCGCCGCCGGGCCCCTCCTCGGTGGCTTCGTGCTGAACCACTTCTGGTGGGGCGCGATCTTCCTGGTCAATCTGCCCGTCGCGGCGCTCGGCCTGGTCGCGGTGGTGGCCTTCGTGCCCGAGTCGAAGGCGGCACCGCGCTCCGCCGTTCCCGGGACACCCTCGGACGCGCCCCGGGCGGACCGCCCGGACGTGATGGGCGCGCTGCTGTCGACGGTCGGTATGACCGCGCTGGTCTTCGCGATCATCTCGGGGCCCGGGCACGGCTGGGCGTCCCCGCGCGTCCTCGGCACGGCCGCGGTGGCCGTCGTCGCCCTCGGCGTCTTCGGATACTGGGAGAACCGGATCCCGTACCCGATGCTCGACCTGCACTTCTTCCGCGACCGGCGGTTCACCGGAGCCGTGGCGGGGGCCGTCCTCATCACCTTCGGGATGGGCGGCGCGCTGTTCCTGCTCACCCAGCACCTTCAATTCGTGCTCGGCTACGGGCCGTTGGAGGCCGGCCTGCGTACGGCGCCGCTCGCGCTGGCGGTCGTCGCCCTGAACTTCTCCGGACTGTCCGCCCGATGGACCGCGCGGCTCGGTGCGCCCATGTCCATAGCCCTCGGGATGACGGTGATGTCGGCGGGGCTGGTGTCCATCGCGACCCTGGCCGGGCACGGGTACGCCGGGACGCTGGCCGGGCTGCTGCTCATCGGGGCCGGCTGTGCCGTGGCCAACCCCGCCATGGCGTACGCGATCATGAGCGCGATACCGCGGGAGAAGGCGGGTGTGGGCGCCGGGATCAACGGCACGCTCGCCGAGTTCGGGAACGGTCTGGGGGTCGCGGTGCTCGGCGCCGTCCTCAACTCGCGGTTCGCGGCGCTGATTCCGGTGGCCGCGGGCTCGCTGCCCGCCGCGCTCGCCTCCGCCGGGTCGGCCGGAGAGCGGGAGCGGATCGTCGACGCGTTCTCGTCGGGGTTGGAGACCAGCCAACTCGTGGGCGCCGTCGCGGTGCTGCTCGGCGGACTCCTGGCGGCCGCGTTGCTGAGGAGGGCGGAGAGGGCGGACTCCGCGGTCGCGGTCACCGTGTGA